In the Raineyella fluvialis genome, GACGATGGAGACGTTCGACCCGACCTGGGTGGACATGAACTCACTCGTCGTCGTCGGCTCCTCGACGACCCGCTACACCACCAGCGGCGCCGGTGAGAAAGTCATGGTCACTCCCCGCGACTACACCTGGATGAGGCCATGACCATCGTCGAGAGGGCCCGCGAGGCGGCCCGCACCGCCCGTCCACCACTGGTCATCGCCGCCCACGGCACCCGCGATCCGGAGGGAGCCGCCGCGGCTCGCGCGCTGGCCGACCGGGTCCGCGAGGCGCTGCCCGGCATCGACGTCGGCCTCGGGTTCGTGGAACTCACCGCACCCGGTATCGCGGACGCGGTGGCCGCCGCGGCGAGCAGCGGTGCGGGCAGGGTGGTGGTGGTCCCGCTGATGCTGGGCAGCGGCGGCCATGTCCGCCGCGACATCCCCGAGGCGATCGAGGTCGGCCGCACCCGCGTGCCCGGCAGCACGGTGGCGTACGCCCCCCACCTCGGCCCGGACCCCCTCCTGCGGACCCTCACGCTGGACCGAATCCGCGCCGTGCTCGGCGACTGGTCCGCGGCGTCGACCACCATCGTGCTGGTCGGGCGCGGGTGCAGCATTGCCGAGACCAACGCCCAGCACGTCGCCCTGGCGCGCCTGGTGGAGGAGGAGGGTGGCTTCGACCGGGTGCTGCCCGCGTTCATCCAGGTGACCGGCCCGGATCTACCCGCCGCACTGGACCAGGCCGCGCTGCTCGGCGCGAAGCAGATCGTCGTCGTTCCGAACTTCCTCTTTCCCGGAGCGATGCGCACCTGGACCCGCGAACAGACCGCCGGATGGAGAAGTCACCACCCTAACGGGCCCGAGGTCCGCGTCGCCGAGGTGATCGGCCCCTGCGCCGAACTGGCCGCCGTCGTGGCCGAGCGCTACCGGGCGGAGGCCAGACGGCTGGACGACGCCGGTTCGACACCTGTCTATCTCAGTGGGCTGGTGCTGCGCGGTCGGGACGTCCTCATCGTCGGCGGCGGCCGGGTCGCGGAACGCCGGGTCATGGCGCTGCTCGATGCCGGTGCCCGGGTCCGGGTGGTGTCCCCGACGCTGACCGCGGTGCTCTCCGCGCTGGAACTGGCCGGGCGGATCACCTGGTCGGCCCGGGCATACCGGGCCGGTGACGTCGGCGAAGCCTGGTACGTGCTCGCGCTCAGCGACGACCCGGGGGTGAACACCCGGGTGGCGACGGAGGCCGAGACGGCGCACGCCTTCTGTGTCCGCGGGGACCACGCGGGCGGTGGCAGTGCCTGGACACCGGCGACGGGGCGCAGTGCCGGACTGCTCGTCGGTGTGGTGGGCCGGCGCGAACCCCGACGGACGGCGGCGGTCCGCGACGCGCTGGTCGAGACGGTCCGTACGCTGCCGGTCCCGGATCCGTTGGACTAGGCGGGGGCGCAGCGGCCGACCACCGCTCCCGCCCGGTCGACGCACACCACGTCCACCCGCACCGGCGCCTCGTCCAGGATCCGCTTGGCCTGGTCCCGCGCGGCGAGCGCGACGGCGTCACCGAGCGGTACGCCGGCGGCCGTGGCGACATGCAGGGCCTGCAGCCCGGTCCCGCTGGCGGCGACGGCCTCAGCGACGCCGGGATCCGCTCCGGCGACGGCGGCGAGCCGCCCCAGGAAGGAGAGGTCCAGCCGGGACCGGCCGGAGTGCAGGTCGAGATGGCCGTCGGCCAGCTTGGCGAACTTGGCGAAGCCCCCGCACAACGTCAGGCGCTCCACCGGGTGGCGGCGCAGGTGCTTGAGCACGGCCCCGGCGAAGTCGCCCATGTCGAGCAGGCCCACCTCGGGCAGGCGATAGAGGTCACGGACGGTCCGCTCCGACGTCGACCCGGTGGTCGCGGCGACGTGGGTGAGCCCACGGGCCCGGGCGACGTCGATGCCCAGCCGGATGCTGTCGATCCAGGCCGAACAGGAGTACGGGATCACCACGCCGGTCGTCCCCAGCACCGACAGGCCGCCGACGATGCCGAGGCGCCCGTTGAGGGTGTGCGAGGCCAGTTCCTCACCGTCGACGATGCCGACGCTCACCTCGAGGTCGGGCGTACGCCCCCCGGCCACCACCGCCAGGTTGTCCCGGATCATCGCCCGGGGTGCCGGATTGATGG is a window encoding:
- a CDS encoding CbiX/SirB N-terminal domain-containing protein; the encoded protein is MTIVERAREAARTARPPLVIAAHGTRDPEGAAAARALADRVREALPGIDVGLGFVELTAPGIADAVAAAASSGAGRVVVVPLMLGSGGHVRRDIPEAIEVGRTRVPGSTVAYAPHLGPDPLLRTLTLDRIRAVLGDWSAASTTIVLVGRGCSIAETNAQHVALARLVEEEGGFDRVLPAFIQVTGPDLPAALDQAALLGAKQIVVVPNFLFPGAMRTWTREQTAGWRSHHPNGPEVRVAEVIGPCAELAAVVAERYRAEARRLDDAGSTPVYLSGLVLRGRDVLIVGGGRVAERRVMALLDAGARVRVVSPTLTAVLSALELAGRITWSARAYRAGDVGEAWYVLALSDDPGVNTRVATEAETAHAFCVRGDHAGGGSAWTPATGRSAGLLVGVVGRREPRRTAAVRDALVETVRTLPVPDPLD
- a CDS encoding cobalt-precorrin-5B (C(1))-methyltransferase, which encodes MTGGRRGQLETSGLRPGWTTGACATAAATAAYVALVGAEFPDPVVVRLPQGRTPAFALTRHHLDRDDNGRVVAATAAVTKDAGDDPDVTHGAVVEVTVRSLPTGEGVVFRAGPGVGTITRAGLQLTVGEPAINPAPRAMIRDNLAVVAGGRTPDLEVSVGIVDGEELASHTLNGRLGIVGGLSVLGTTGVVIPYSCSAWIDSIRLGIDVARARGLTHVAATTGSTSERTVRDLYRLPEVGLLDMGDFAGAVLKHLRRHPVERLTLCGGFAKFAKLADGHLDLHSGRSRLDLSFLGRLAAVAGADPGVAEAVAASGTGLQALHVATAAGVPLGDAVALAARDQAKRILDEAPVRVDVVCVDRAGAVVGRCAPA